One Armatimonadia bacterium DNA window includes the following coding sequences:
- the groES gene encoding co-chaperone GroES, translating to MLKPLGDRVLVEPLEAEEKSAGGIYLPEAAQEAPREGKVIAVGAGRVLDNGERLPLSVKEGDIVVYTKYGGNEVRVGDKDYLILDEGSLLAVKEG from the coding sequence ATGCTCAAACCGCTAGGTGACCGCGTCCTGGTTGAGCCGCTCGAGGCTGAAGAGAAGAGCGCCGGGGGCATCTACCTCCCCGAGGCTGCCCAGGAAGCACCCCGCGAGGGCAAAGTGATCGCTGTCGGTGCCGGCCGGGTCCTCGACAATGGCGAGCGCCTGCCCTTGAGTGTCAAAGAGGGAGATATCGTCGTCTACACCAAGTACGGTGGCAACGAGGTCCGCGTGGGTGACAAAGATTACCTCATCCTCGATGAGGGTTCGCTGCTGGCTGTCAAGGAAGGCTAA